The following are encoded together in the Streptomyces sp. NBC_00341 genome:
- a CDS encoding PmoA family protein encodes MTTALLSCAGRPVGRYTYLPTPGGRPYLHPVTTLGGIPVTEEHPADHLHHLGTSVAVPDVAGHNFWGGRTFVRDQGPTALDNHGVQRHLGWKLRDPDGFVEELSWEADDTELLREHRTVATAELSDTAWALDFSFSLTNRGGTDLSIGSPATNGRPGAGYGGFFWRAPKEPSAPAVFSGHGDGEDAVHGRVADWVAMSGDGWTLVFAGATEETRRDPWFVRSTEYPGVGSSLAAAHRLSVPAGATVVRRVVTVIADGRLDRATAAAHVRRAVTA; translated from the coding sequence GTGACCACCGCACTCCTGAGCTGCGCCGGCCGCCCCGTCGGCCGCTACACCTACCTCCCGACGCCCGGAGGCCGCCCCTACCTGCACCCCGTCACCACCCTCGGCGGCATCCCGGTCACCGAGGAGCATCCGGCCGACCACCTCCACCACCTGGGCACCTCCGTCGCCGTGCCCGATGTCGCGGGGCACAACTTCTGGGGCGGCCGCACCTTCGTCCGCGACCAGGGCCCCACCGCGCTCGACAACCACGGGGTCCAGCGCCACCTGGGCTGGAAGCTCCGCGACCCGGACGGCTTCGTCGAGGAGCTCAGCTGGGAGGCCGACGACACCGAGCTGCTGCGGGAGCACCGCACGGTCGCCACCGCCGAACTCTCCGACACCGCCTGGGCGCTGGACTTCTCCTTCTCGCTCACCAACCGGGGCGGCACGGACCTGTCGATCGGCAGCCCCGCCACCAATGGCAGACCGGGCGCCGGATACGGCGGCTTCTTCTGGCGCGCGCCCAAGGAACCCTCGGCGCCCGCCGTGTTCAGCGGCCACGGGGACGGCGAGGACGCGGTGCACGGACGCGTCGCCGACTGGGTCGCGATGAGCGGCGACGGCTGGACCCTGGTGTTCGCGGGGGCGACGGAGGAGACCCGCCGCGACCCGTGGTTCGTGCGGAGCACCGAGTACCCGGGCGTCGGCTCGTCCCTCGCCGCCGCCCACCGGCTGTCCGTCCCGGCCGGAGCCACCGTCGTGCGCCGCGTCGTCACCGTCATCGCGGACGGCCGGCTCGACCGGGCCACGGCCGCCGCCCACGTCCGCCGGGCGGTGACCGCGTGA
- a CDS encoding Gfo/Idh/MocA family protein, which translates to MGPTDTTHTTPLPVVLAGARGHGSWHLANIRRLQDQGVVRLAGVCELHPLDETELAAFAAELPEQSADFGSLLDSTGARAAVICTPIQTHAELALTAAARGVHLLLEKPPAATLTDFERILTGVRDAGIACQVGFQSFGSHAVPAVRALVRTGAIGTVRGYGAAGAWVRDDAYYRRAPWAGRRRIGDTDVVDGVLTNPLAHAVATALELAGSGAAHDIASIETELFRAHDIEADDTSCVRLTTTSGLPVTAAVTLCAEQAGEPYVTVHGDRGRITFWYKQDRVLVQRAGHGPEETVHGRTDLLENLVAHLTHGTALLAPPHRTGAFMRVVEAVRNAPEPAALPSGAWHTAPALTGDGTRRVVRGIDAAVAAAADTLRLFSELGVPWALPTEVSSP; encoded by the coding sequence ATGGGCCCGACGGACACCACACACACCACCCCGCTGCCGGTCGTCCTCGCGGGCGCCCGGGGCCACGGGAGCTGGCACCTCGCCAATATCCGCCGCCTCCAGGACCAGGGCGTCGTCCGGCTCGCCGGGGTCTGCGAACTCCATCCGCTCGACGAGACCGAACTCGCTGCCTTCGCCGCCGAACTCCCGGAGCAGTCGGCCGACTTCGGGTCGCTACTGGACTCCACCGGCGCCCGCGCCGCCGTCATCTGCACCCCCATCCAGACCCACGCCGAACTGGCCCTCACCGCCGCCGCCCGCGGCGTCCACCTCCTCCTGGAGAAGCCACCCGCCGCGACCCTCACCGACTTCGAACGGATCCTGACCGGGGTACGGGACGCGGGAATCGCCTGCCAGGTGGGTTTCCAGTCCTTCGGTTCGCACGCGGTGCCCGCCGTCCGCGCACTCGTCCGGACCGGCGCCATCGGCACCGTGCGGGGCTACGGGGCCGCGGGCGCCTGGGTCAGGGACGACGCCTACTACCGGCGCGCGCCCTGGGCGGGGCGGCGGCGGATCGGTGACACCGACGTGGTGGACGGGGTACTGACCAACCCGCTCGCCCACGCCGTCGCCACCGCCCTCGAACTCGCCGGCAGCGGTGCGGCCCACGACATCGCGTCGATCGAGACCGAACTCTTCCGCGCCCACGACATCGAGGCCGACGACACCTCCTGCGTACGCCTCACCACGACGTCCGGACTGCCGGTCACCGCCGCCGTCACCCTCTGCGCGGAGCAGGCCGGGGAACCCTATGTGACCGTCCACGGCGACCGGGGCCGGATCACCTTCTGGTACAAGCAGGACAGGGTCCTCGTCCAGCGCGCGGGACACGGACCCGAGGAGACGGTGCACGGCCGGACCGACCTCCTGGAGAACCTCGTCGCCCACCTGACGCACGGCACCGCGCTCCTGGCGCCGCCGCACCGCACCGGCGCGTTCATGCGGGTCGTCGAAGCCGTACGGAACGCCCCCGAACCCGCCGCCCTGCCGTCCGGCGCCTGGCACACCGCCCCCGCCCTCACCGGCGACGGCACCCGCCGGGTGGTGCGCGGCATCGACGCGGCCGTCGCGGCGGCGGCCGACACCCTCAGGCTCTTCTCCGAACTCGGCGTCCCCTGGGCGCTCCCGACAGAGGTGAGTTCACCGTGA
- a CDS encoding carbohydrate ABC transporter permease, translating to MTAALAEKNGTHSAHPPAQSTRPPAAHRRRRPGRERAFDEVPRWQIYVPLGIYLVFTLIPFYWMLLFAVRPAGSTSLVPWPMTGEHFDKVWNERSFALFFQNSMIVGVCTLVATTLVALAGGYALARFDFRIKNAFMLALLCSQFIPGALMLVPLFEIFKNLQMINSLGSVVIAETVFQLPLSIILISGFIKNVPVSLEEAAWVDGCSRFRAFCAVVLPLLRPGLIAVGSFAFVHSWNHFLFALMFLSEQDKQTIPVGLNTLIGADSVDLGALAAGGVIAAVPVVIVFAFIQKWLITGFSAGAVKG from the coding sequence GTGACTGCCGCACTGGCCGAGAAGAACGGCACCCACTCCGCACACCCGCCCGCGCAGAGCACCCGCCCGCCCGCCGCGCACCGGCGCCGCAGGCCCGGACGCGAGCGTGCCTTCGACGAGGTGCCGCGCTGGCAGATCTACGTACCGCTCGGCATCTACCTGGTCTTCACCCTCATCCCGTTCTACTGGATGCTGCTGTTCGCCGTGCGCCCCGCAGGGTCCACCTCGCTGGTGCCCTGGCCGATGACCGGGGAGCACTTCGACAAGGTCTGGAACGAGCGCAGCTTCGCCCTCTTCTTCCAGAACAGCATGATCGTCGGGGTCTGCACCCTGGTCGCCACCACGCTCGTCGCCCTGGCCGGCGGCTACGCGCTCGCCCGGTTCGACTTCAGGATCAAGAACGCCTTCATGCTGGCTTTGCTCTGCTCGCAGTTCATCCCGGGCGCGCTGATGCTCGTACCGCTCTTCGAGATCTTCAAGAACCTCCAGATGATCAACTCGCTGGGCAGTGTGGTCATCGCGGAGACGGTCTTCCAGCTGCCGCTCTCCATCATCCTGATCAGCGGATTCATCAAGAACGTGCCCGTCTCGCTGGAGGAGGCCGCCTGGGTGGACGGCTGTTCGCGCTTCCGCGCCTTCTGCGCGGTGGTGCTGCCGCTGCTGCGGCCGGGGCTGATCGCGGTCGGCTCGTTCGCCTTCGTGCACAGCTGGAACCACTTCCTGTTCGCCCTGATGTTCCTCAGCGAGCAGGACAAGCAGACGATCCCGGTCGGCCTGAACACCCTCATCGGCGCGGACAGCGTCGACCTGGGCGCGCTCGCAGCGGGCGGGGTGATCGCCGCGGTCCCCGTGGTGATCGTCTTCGCCTTCATCCAGAAGTGGCTGATCACCGGCTTCAGCGCCGGCGCCGTGAAGGGCTGA
- a CDS encoding carbohydrate ABC transporter permease, with the protein MAQAAAVATPPKVPRRRSASPRRLPYLLIAPAGLLMLGFIAYPVISVFYYSLQNYNVTKPWRNGFAGLDNFTRIFTEDDQFWTTLGFSAQWVVTQVALQLTLGLALALIVNQSFIGRGISRAMVFSPWAVSGVLTSTIWILLYNSSTGFSRYLADAGIGDYGTSVLSDTGTVFWAATVAELWRGVPFFAILILADLQSVSKELYEAASVDGAGRLRQFFHITLPHLRDAIILATLLRGVWEFNNVDLLYTLTGGGPAGETTTLPLYVANTGIEGHDFGYASALTTVAFVILLFCSIVYLRLSKFGGDHK; encoded by the coding sequence ATGGCCCAAGCCGCCGCTGTGGCCACACCGCCCAAGGTGCCCAGGCGCCGCTCCGCGAGCCCCCGCCGACTGCCGTACCTGCTGATCGCCCCCGCGGGGCTGCTGATGCTCGGCTTCATCGCCTACCCGGTGATCAGCGTCTTCTACTACAGCCTGCAGAACTACAACGTCACCAAGCCGTGGCGGAACGGCTTCGCGGGCCTCGACAACTTCACCCGGATCTTCACCGAGGACGACCAGTTCTGGACCACGCTGGGCTTCAGCGCCCAGTGGGTGGTCACCCAGGTCGCGCTCCAGCTCACCCTCGGGCTCGCCCTCGCCCTGATCGTCAACCAGAGCTTCATCGGCCGGGGCATCTCCCGCGCCATGGTCTTCTCGCCCTGGGCCGTCTCCGGCGTGCTGACCAGCACCATCTGGATCCTGCTCTACAACTCCTCGACCGGCTTCAGCCGCTACCTCGCGGACGCCGGCATCGGGGACTACGGCACCTCCGTGCTCTCCGACACCGGCACCGTCTTCTGGGCCGCGACCGTCGCCGAACTCTGGCGCGGGGTCCCCTTCTTCGCCATCCTCATCCTCGCCGACCTCCAGTCCGTCTCCAAGGAGCTGTACGAGGCGGCGTCCGTCGACGGGGCGGGGCGGCTGCGCCAGTTCTTCCACATCACCCTGCCGCACCTGCGGGACGCGATCATCCTCGCCACCCTGCTGCGTGGCGTCTGGGAGTTCAACAACGTCGACCTGCTCTACACCCTCACCGGAGGCGGACCGGCGGGCGAGACCACCACACTGCCGCTCTACGTCGCCAACACCGGCATCGAGGGCCATGACTTCGGCTACGCCTCCGCGCTCACCACCGTCGCGTTCGTGATCCTCCTCTTCTGCTCGATCGTCTATCTGCGCCTGAGCAAGTTCGGAGGCGACCACAAGTGA
- the araD gene encoding L-arabinonate dehydratase translates to MTGRIAPEELRSHQWYGTDGLRSFSHRARTRQLGYLPAEHLGKPVVAILNTWSDINPCHVHLRDRAQAVKRGVWQAGGFPLEFPVSTLSETFQKPTPMLYRNMLAMETEELLRSYPVDGAVLLGGCDKSTPALLMGAASVDIPTVFVPAGPMLPGHWRNEVLGSGTDMWKYWDDKRAGLIGDCEMAELENGLARSPGHCMTMGTASTLTAAAEALGVTVPGASSIPAVDSGHDRMAARSGLAIVELVWQQRKLSHILTAEAYQDAVATVLALGGSTNAVIHLIAMAGRSGIKLTLDDFDRVARTVPVLANLRPGGKYLMEDFHFAGGLPGFLARLTDVLHLDRPTVTHDTLRAQLDGALVHNSDVIRERDNPLADEGGVAVLRGNLCPDGAVIKPIAAEPRLLRHTGPAVVFDDYKEMQRTINDPALALTPDHVLVLRNAGPKGGPGMPEYGMLPIPDYLLKQGVRDMVRLSDARMSGTSYGACVLHIAPESYVGGPLALVRTGDLITLDVEARLLHLDVSEEELSRRRAQWTPPVNRYERGYAALYQDQITQADTGCDFAFLARPGEVPDPYAG, encoded by the coding sequence ATGACCGGCCGCATCGCCCCGGAGGAACTGCGCAGCCACCAGTGGTACGGCACCGACGGGCTGCGCTCCTTCAGCCACCGCGCCCGCACCCGCCAGCTCGGCTACCTCCCCGCAGAGCACCTCGGCAAGCCGGTCGTCGCGATCCTCAACACCTGGTCCGACATCAACCCCTGCCACGTCCATCTGCGCGACCGCGCCCAGGCGGTCAAGCGGGGCGTCTGGCAGGCGGGCGGCTTCCCGCTCGAATTCCCGGTCTCCACCCTCTCGGAGACGTTCCAGAAGCCGACCCCGATGCTCTACCGCAACATGCTGGCGATGGAGACCGAGGAGCTGCTGCGCTCCTACCCCGTCGACGGCGCGGTGCTCCTGGGCGGCTGCGACAAGTCGACGCCCGCGCTGCTGATGGGGGCCGCGTCGGTGGACATACCGACTGTGTTCGTACCGGCCGGCCCGATGCTGCCGGGGCACTGGCGCAACGAAGTCCTCGGCTCCGGCACCGACATGTGGAAGTACTGGGACGACAAGCGGGCCGGGCTCATCGGTGACTGCGAGATGGCCGAACTGGAGAACGGGCTCGCCCGCTCGCCGGGGCACTGCATGACGATGGGCACCGCCTCCACCCTGACCGCCGCCGCGGAGGCGCTCGGCGTCACCGTCCCGGGCGCCTCCTCCATCCCGGCCGTCGACTCCGGCCACGACCGGATGGCCGCGCGGTCGGGGCTCGCGATCGTCGAACTGGTTTGGCAGCAGCGCAAGTTGTCCCACATCCTGACGGCGGAGGCGTACCAGGACGCCGTCGCCACCGTCCTCGCGCTCGGCGGCTCCACCAACGCCGTCATCCACCTCATCGCGATGGCGGGCCGCTCCGGCATCAAGCTCACCCTGGACGACTTCGACCGCGTCGCCCGTACCGTCCCGGTGCTGGCCAATCTGCGGCCCGGCGGGAAGTACCTCATGGAGGACTTCCACTTCGCGGGCGGGCTGCCCGGCTTCCTGGCCCGGCTCACCGACGTACTCCACCTGGACCGGCCCACGGTCACGCACGACACCCTGCGCGCGCAGCTCGACGGGGCGCTCGTGCACAACAGCGATGTCATCCGGGAGCGCGACAACCCGCTCGCGGACGAGGGCGGCGTCGCGGTGCTGCGCGGCAACCTCTGCCCGGACGGCGCGGTCATCAAGCCCATCGCCGCCGAGCCCCGTCTGCTGCGCCACACCGGTCCCGCGGTCGTCTTCGACGACTACAAGGAGATGCAGCGCACCATCAACGACCCGGCCCTGGCGCTCACCCCCGACCATGTGCTGGTGCTCCGCAACGCAGGGCCCAAGGGCGGCCCCGGAATGCCCGAGTACGGCATGCTGCCGATCCCCGACTACCTGCTGAAGCAGGGCGTACGGGACATGGTGCGGCTCTCCGACGCCCGGATGAGCGGCACCAGTTACGGGGCCTGCGTGCTGCACATCGCGCCCGAGTCCTATGTCGGCGGCCCCCTCGCTCTTGTCCGCACCGGCGACCTGATCACCCTGGACGTCGAGGCCCGCCTCCTCCATCTCGACGTGAGCGAGGAGGAGTTGTCGCGGCGCAGGGCCCAGTGGACCCCGCCGGTCAACCGCTACGAGCGCGGATACGCGGCGCTCTACCAGGACCAGATCACCCAGGCTGACACCGGCTGCGACTTCGCCTTCCTGGCCCGGCCGGGAGAAGTGCCCGACCCGTACGCCGGCTGA
- a CDS encoding dihydrodipicolinate synthase family protein, translating into MDLTPLKAALADVVAIPVTPFAADGTIDTAAHRALLRRLLDGGVRILTPNGNTGEFYALTPDERRSVTELTIEEAGGRATILVGVGHDVPTAVAAAEHARDAGAEMVMVHQPVHPYVSQDGWIDYHRAIAEAVPGLGVVPYIRNPQLDGERLATLADHCPNVIGVKYAVPDAARFAAFARDAGLERFVWIAGLAELYAPSYFSAGATGFTSGLVNVAPGVSLAMLEALRAGDHPAAMKVWERIRRFEELRADQQSANNVTVVKEALASLGLCGRDVRPPSRVLPEAQRAEVADQVAGWSI; encoded by the coding sequence ATGGACCTCACCCCGCTGAAGGCGGCCCTCGCCGATGTCGTGGCGATCCCGGTGACCCCGTTCGCCGCGGACGGCACCATCGACACGGCGGCGCACCGCGCCCTGCTGCGAAGGCTGCTCGACGGCGGCGTGCGCATCCTCACCCCGAACGGCAACACCGGCGAGTTCTACGCGCTCACCCCCGACGAGCGGCGCTCCGTCACCGAGCTGACCATCGAGGAGGCGGGCGGCCGCGCCACGATCCTGGTCGGGGTCGGCCACGACGTGCCGACCGCGGTCGCCGCCGCCGAGCACGCCAGGGACGCCGGCGCCGAGATGGTGATGGTGCACCAGCCCGTCCACCCGTACGTCTCGCAGGACGGCTGGATCGACTACCACCGGGCCATCGCGGAGGCCGTTCCCGGACTCGGCGTGGTGCCCTACATCCGCAATCCGCAGCTGGACGGGGAGCGCCTCGCCACGCTCGCGGACCACTGCCCCAACGTCATCGGCGTCAAGTACGCCGTCCCGGACGCCGCCCGCTTCGCCGCCTTCGCCCGGGACGCGGGCCTGGAACGGTTCGTCTGGATCGCCGGTCTCGCCGAGCTGTACGCCCCCTCGTACTTCTCCGCGGGCGCCACCGGATTCACCTCTGGGCTCGTCAACGTCGCCCCCGGTGTCTCGCTGGCCATGCTGGAGGCGCTGCGGGCCGGTGACCACCCGGCCGCCATGAAGGTCTGGGAGCGGATCCGCCGTTTCGAGGAACTGCGCGCAGACCAGCAGTCCGCCAACAACGTGACGGTCGTCAAGGAGGCCCTGGCCTCGCTCGGGCTCTGCGGCCGCGACGTCCGCCCGCCCAGCCGGGTGCTGCCCGAGGCGCAGCGCGCCGAGGTCGCGGACCAGGTCGCCGGGTGGTCCATATGA
- a CDS encoding GntR family transcriptional regulator, with protein MTFAPTPIPSRTQYVLEAIKHAILTAQLRPGQALVETELAAQFGVSKTPVREALKTLAGTGLVVMSQYKGVTVRLVDATMAREVYDVRLLLEPEALRRSITRKASLDAAQEALERADSAGDKADRSLANRDFHRALYLPCGNPLLSRMLDEVRDQAALVSTVAWATIPSWEREAAEHREILRLALADDADAAAGALHDHIASFVRRAFPDDADGGGAA; from the coding sequence ATGACCTTTGCGCCCACCCCGATTCCGTCCCGCACCCAGTACGTGCTGGAGGCGATCAAGCACGCGATCCTCACGGCGCAGCTGAGACCAGGGCAGGCGCTCGTGGAGACCGAGCTGGCCGCGCAGTTCGGGGTCTCCAAGACCCCTGTCCGTGAGGCGCTCAAGACCCTGGCCGGTACCGGACTCGTCGTCATGAGCCAGTACAAGGGCGTGACCGTGCGCCTGGTCGACGCGACCATGGCCAGGGAGGTGTACGACGTGCGGCTGCTGCTCGAACCGGAGGCGCTGCGCCGCTCGATCACCCGCAAGGCCTCGCTCGACGCGGCCCAGGAGGCCCTGGAGCGGGCCGACTCGGCCGGTGACAAGGCGGACAGGTCGCTTGCCAACAGGGACTTCCACCGGGCGCTCTACCTGCCCTGCGGCAACCCGCTGCTGTCGCGGATGCTCGACGAGGTCCGCGACCAGGCGGCCCTCGTCTCGACCGTGGCCTGGGCGACCATCCCGTCCTGGGAGCGGGAGGCGGCCGAGCACCGGGAGATCCTGCGGCTCGCGCTGGCCGACGACGCGGACGCGGCGGCCGGCGCCCTGCACGACCACATCGCGTCGTTCGTCCGCCGCGCGTTCCCCGACGACGCGGACGGGGGCGGCGCGGCGTGA